In Pirellulales bacterium, the genomic stretch CAATTGCGAAAGGACGGCAATTTGGTATGTGCGATGTACATTTCCGGGTTTGCCATACACGGTATTGTCATCCATTGCAATTGAGACCTGGGAAAGTTTGGAATACCGCATATTCTCCAGTCATATCTAAAAGTACGCGCTGGCCCTGAGCGGTCCGGCGGGTGTTCGATGATGAGTTCAAGCGTGAAGCCGTGGAGATGCTACTGGACGGCCATACGGCCGCTTCGCCGTGCCGGCGGCGTCGGCAGTACCGACGGCATGACGAAGCTCCCGCCTCGATACCCCACCGCTTTTGTAGTAGAATTAGCACATGTTCGGTCGTGCGCGCATAACGTCGCGGGATTGAAGGGCGACCGAACATTGTAGCAATCGTTTTCGTCTTTGTTGATCACGTTCAGATTTAATCTTAGATGCCGAGGGAATGCCTGATGCGACGCAAATCAAACCGGCGCGACTTTATCAAAACCTCTACAATGACCAGCGCCGGTTTCTGGATTGCTGGAAGCCTGCATGCGGAAGGAAATGCTAGCCCGAACGAACGCATTCGCTTTGCCTGCGTTGGTGTCAGCGGCAAGGGAGAGAGCGATACGCACGATGCTTCGCGGTTTGGCGATGTTGTGGCGATTTGCGACATCGACAATGAGAAGCTCGACGCAGCCGCCGCAAAATATCCCCACGCCAAGAAGTTTTACGATTGGCGCGACCTGCTCGATGAGATGTCTGGCGGAATTGATGCCGTCACCATCAGCACCCCCGACCATTCTCACGCGGTTGCCGCTGCTGCTGCGATGCGGCTCGGCAAGCACGCTTTCGTACAAAAGCCGCTGACGCACGACATCTACGAAGCACGCATGTTGGGACACATTGCGCGTGAACAGAAAGTGGCCACGCAGATGGGAAACCAAGGCACCGCCAATCGGAATTTGCGCAAGGCGGCACAGATGGTACAGGCAGGCATTCTGGGGCCTGTTCATGAAGTATACGTGTGGACGAATCGGCCGATCTGGCCTCAAGGCAAGCCACGTCCCGAACCTAAGCCGGTGCCGCAACATTTGCATTGGAACTTGTTTCTCGGCCCTGCGCCGCGCCGCCCATACGGCGACGACTATCATCCATTTAGTTGGCGCGGTTGGTGGGACTTCGGTACCGGTTCGCTCGGAGACATGGCTTGTCACACGATGAACATGCCCTTTATGGCGCTCGACCTGCGCGATCCGATCCGCGTGCAGGCCGAAACTACGGGGCACAATCGCGAAAGCTATCCAAGCAAATCGAAAATCACATATGAATTTGCCGCCACGGCTCGACACCCAGAACTCAAGCTGCACTGGCTCGATGCCAACCAAAAGCCGCCGCGCGAGTTGATGCAACAGTTCAACAAGAAAAATAACGCCGCTGCGGGCGAGGGAGATAAGAAACAACATCGCGGCTTCGCCGATGCCGGTTCGCTGCTGGTTGGTGAGAAGGGAATGCTTTATTCGCCGGGCGACTACGGCGGCGATTATGAGTTGAGCGGCGTCGCGGAAGTATCGACGTCGATCGAAACGATGGATCATTTCGAGGAATTCGTCCGCGCAGTCAAGGGAGGCCCGGCGGCCACTTCGAATTTCCCTGACTATGCTTCGCCTCTCACGGAAACTGTATTGCTGGGTAATCTGGCGATCTGGGTCGCCCATGAGGCGGACGTACCGGGAAAGAAGATTGAATGGGACGCAAAATATTTGACTGCGAAAAACGCACCCGAAGTCGCTCACATTATTCGTCGCGAGTATCGACCGGGATATACCTTGTAGGCAGCGAAACGGCGATTGAAATGAGAGGATCGTTGAAGGCAAGAACAACTTTCGCAATGACCAAGGACCAAACCCAAGTGAGCTATCATTGCATGTGGCGATCAGTACCATCGAATCGAGTGCTCCGCCGCTGGAAGTTGCTTGCTCTGCGTCTTCGCGCCATTGCGGTTCAATGCGTGCCTCGGATGCGACATCGCCACATCGCACGCTTCGCATTGCTGATTGCGCTGGCTGGAATACCAACCATTTCTGTTGCCATAGACCAGCAATCGGCGACTGCCGCGCTAGAAAAATGCTACGCGGAAGTGTCGCTTGACGGCGATAAAAATGTAATTGCAGTCGATTTTAGCGACTCTGATTTTACCGATGCGGAGTTGGCGCTACTCCGCTCGTTACCGAAGCTGCAAACCGTCGTGATTAGCGGCTCATCGTTCACTGACAAAGACGTTCCCTACGTTTGCGGCTTGAAAAGCGTGGCGCAATTGACGCTGGAAAATACCGAGCTGACCGACGCTGGTGTGCTCAACTTGCGCGATTTGCCGGCGTTGCGATCGCTGAGTTTGCGGAGAACATCAAATCTTACCGATTTCGGCCTGTCGAAGCTGAAAGACGAGTTTTCCGAGTTGCAGCAATTGCATTTGCTGTTTAATAACATCACTGATGAGGCGCTCGAGCAAGTCGCCTCACTGCCGAATTTGCGGCTACTCGATTTGCGCGGCTGCGTCAAAATCACGGATACTGGAATCGCCAAACTCGCTCCGCTTAAGTTTCTCGAGCGTCTGAAGTTGCGCGCACCGCAAATCACGGACGCCGCGATGGATACGATTGCGGCCTTTCCGAGGCTCGAGGGCTTGTGGATGGAAGATACGCGGCTGTCGAATGCGGGTATGCCCGCATTCGTGAAGTTGCCGATGCTCGACGAACTGTATCTGATGCGGACGCAAGTCGGCGATCAGGGGTTGGCGGCACTGGCGAATTT encodes the following:
- a CDS encoding Gfo/Idh/MocA family oxidoreductase translates to MRRKSNRRDFIKTSTMTSAGFWIAGSLHAEGNASPNERIRFACVGVSGKGESDTHDASRFGDVVAICDIDNEKLDAAAAKYPHAKKFYDWRDLLDEMSGGIDAVTISTPDHSHAVAAAAAMRLGKHAFVQKPLTHDIYEARMLGHIAREQKVATQMGNQGTANRNLRKAAQMVQAGILGPVHEVYVWTNRPIWPQGKPRPEPKPVPQHLHWNLFLGPAPRRPYGDDYHPFSWRGWWDFGTGSLGDMACHTMNMPFMALDLRDPIRVQAETTGHNRESYPSKSKITYEFAATARHPELKLHWLDANQKPPRELMQQFNKKNNAAAGEGDKKQHRGFADAGSLLVGEKGMLYSPGDYGGDYELSGVAEVSTSIETMDHFEEFVRAVKGGPAATSNFPDYASPLTETVLLGNLAIWVAHEADVPGKKIEWDAKYLTAKNAPEVAHIIRREYRPGYTL